In Mesotoga infera, a single window of DNA contains:
- the thrC gene encoding threonine synthase: MWRYREALPIEDDRFIISMLEGFTPLIEEEICRRKVLIKQDYLFPTGSYKDRGASALISYAKEHSIESVVEDSSGNAGCSISAYSARAGISCEIFVPERTSAGKLGQISAYGAKLRLIRGSREDTARSVIKSACERFYASHTYNPVFLHGTKTFSFEICEQLGWKSPDSIVLPVGNGTLLLGASIGFQEMKSAGIISNVPKIIAVQSENCSPLVQAFNRRLARPVPVTAKPTVAEGIAIERPVRGSQILEAVRDSDGRFISVSEVEIIEARSEMARRGHFLEPTAAATIAGLKKYIVSSDPDECIISVFTGHGLKTG; the protein is encoded by the coding sequence ATGTGGCGTTATAGGGAGGCTCTTCCTATAGAGGATGATCGGTTCATCATATCTATGTTGGAAGGGTTTACTCCTTTGATCGAAGAGGAAATATGCAGACGGAAGGTATTGATCAAGCAGGACTATCTCTTCCCCACGGGTTCCTACAAAGATAGAGGGGCAAGCGCGCTCATAAGTTATGCCAAAGAGCACTCAATTGAATCAGTTGTCGAGGATTCGTCGGGAAATGCGGGATGTTCGATTTCAGCTTATTCTGCCAGGGCGGGCATATCTTGTGAGATATTCGTCCCCGAACGGACTTCGGCTGGGAAACTTGGGCAAATCAGCGCTTACGGTGCCAAATTGAGGTTGATTCGGGGTTCAAGAGAGGACACCGCGAGATCTGTTATCAAGAGCGCATGTGAAAGGTTCTATGCAAGTCATACTTACAATCCGGTCTTTCTTCACGGTACAAAGACTTTTTCTTTCGAGATTTGTGAGCAACTTGGCTGGAAAAGTCCAGATTCGATTGTTCTTCCTGTGGGAAACGGCACTTTGCTGCTGGGAGCGTCGATCGGGTTTCAAGAAATGAAATCTGCGGGGATAATTAGCAATGTTCCGAAGATTATTGCGGTGCAGTCAGAGAACTGCTCCCCGCTTGTACAAGCGTTTAACAGAAGACTGGCGCGGCCAGTGCCCGTAACCGCAAAGCCCACGGTGGCTGAGGGAATTGCAATTGAAAGACCGGTAAGAGGATCGCAAATACTTGAAGCAGTCCGAGATAGTGACGGACGGTTTATTTCTGTCTCAGAAGTTGAAATAATCGAGGCCCGCAGTGAAATGGCTAGACGAGGTCATTTTTTGGAACCAACTGCTGCAGCGACAATAGCGGGACTGAAGAAGTACATAGTTTCCTCAGATCCCGATGAGTGTATCATTTCTGTGTTTACTGGTCACGGTCTAAAAACAGGATGA